One segment of Variovorax sp. PAMC28562 DNA contains the following:
- a CDS encoding phospholipase D family protein encodes MRIVFHCGSSLWRWSFALGVLLLNACAGLPAPSTAPPVHAIAVSTTTELGRLTAPYRAEPPDGSTALSGIRALPQPEFALDARLQLIRRAQSSLDLQYYLLGNDKTGKLILRELRNAALRGVRVRLLLDDFYTGGLDPMLLGLASYPNVEVRLFNPFASGRESMATRWISFASEFRRLNHRMHNKLFVADGAMAIAGGRNLADEYFLRGAGDNFIDLDLMMAGSVVTELSALFDTYWNSEVVYSLARIAVPHASREQLRANFDVLTAPSSAPEPAPVPDADMFGDAPIGVALAQGRLDLIRASAQAAADSPLKALDEGSGSSITGRFSTPQTLAERTHALFDSARSDIVVISPYFIPGDAGLAQMRQLRDRGVSMTVGTNSLADTDEPLVNINYNNYRVAMLKLGVELYEVSSAQIKRSLNLRKTFAQSRGRLHAKLALIDRESVLVGSMNFDPRSARLNTELGVRVQSFELAHQLIEAFQIDEAQGVYRLALKPGTDQVQWFSTDGTGDVFNDEPEASMIVRLKLLFFSWFVPSDLL; translated from the coding sequence ATGCGCATCGTCTTTCACTGCGGCTCGTCGCTCTGGCGCTGGTCATTCGCCCTCGGCGTGCTGCTGCTCAACGCCTGTGCCGGTTTGCCCGCGCCCTCGACCGCGCCACCGGTGCATGCAATCGCGGTATCGACCACGACCGAACTGGGGCGCCTCACCGCGCCCTACCGTGCCGAGCCTCCCGACGGGAGCACCGCGCTGTCGGGCATTCGTGCCTTGCCGCAACCCGAGTTCGCTCTCGATGCGCGGCTGCAACTCATCCGCCGCGCACAGTCGTCGCTCGATCTGCAGTACTACCTGCTCGGCAACGACAAGACCGGCAAATTGATCTTGCGAGAACTGCGTAACGCCGCCTTGCGCGGTGTACGGGTGCGCTTGCTGCTGGACGATTTCTACACGGGCGGCCTCGATCCGATGCTCCTCGGCCTGGCGTCTTACCCGAATGTCGAAGTGCGCCTGTTCAACCCTTTCGCTTCCGGCCGCGAGAGCATGGCGACGCGCTGGATCAGCTTTGCAAGCGAGTTCCGACGACTCAACCACCGGATGCACAACAAGCTCTTCGTGGCCGACGGCGCGATGGCGATCGCGGGCGGTCGCAATCTCGCCGACGAGTACTTCCTGCGCGGTGCCGGCGACAACTTCATCGACCTCGACCTGATGATGGCCGGGTCGGTCGTGACCGAACTTTCGGCGCTCTTCGACACCTACTGGAACAGCGAGGTGGTCTATTCGTTGGCGCGCATTGCCGTGCCACACGCCTCGCGAGAACAGCTGCGCGCCAACTTCGACGTGCTGACTGCGCCGTCTTCGGCACCAGAACCGGCGCCCGTGCCCGACGCCGACATGTTCGGCGATGCGCCCATCGGCGTCGCCTTGGCGCAGGGCCGCCTCGACCTCATCCGTGCCAGCGCCCAAGCCGCCGCCGACAGTCCGTTGAAGGCACTCGACGAAGGCAGCGGCAGCTCCATCACCGGCCGCTTCAGCACGCCGCAAACGCTGGCCGAGCGCACGCACGCGCTCTTCGACAGCGCCCGCTCGGACATCGTGGTGATCTCGCCCTATTTCATTCCCGGCGACGCGGGCCTCGCGCAGATGCGGCAGCTGCGCGACCGCGGCGTGAGCATGACCGTCGGAACCAATTCGCTCGCCGATACCGACGAGCCACTGGTCAACATCAACTACAACAACTACCGGGTCGCGATGCTCAAGCTCGGCGTCGAGCTGTACGAAGTCAGCTCGGCGCAGATCAAGCGCAGCCTCAACTTGCGCAAGACGTTCGCACAATCGCGTGGCCGCTTGCACGCCAAACTTGCGCTGATCGATCGCGAATCGGTGCTGGTCGGCTCGATGAATTTCGATCCGCGCTCGGCCCGGCTCAACACCGAGTTGGGCGTGCGGGTGCAAAGCTTCGAGCTTGCGCACCAACTGATCGAAGCGTTCCAGATCGACGAAGCACAGGGGGTTTACCGGCTGGCGCTGAAGCCCGGCACCGATCAGGTTCAGTGGTTCAGCACCGACGGCACGGGCGACGTCTTCAACGACGAGCCCGAGGCCAGCATGATCGTGCGGCTCAAGCTGCTGTTCTTCTCCTGGTTCGTGCCGAGCGACTTGCTGTGA
- a CDS encoding alpha/beta fold hydrolase has translation MIETFQRTLPNGTTLSCRAAGKPGRPLMVFLHGFPEAAFIWDELLAYFSSDAHGGYRCVAPNLRGFEKSSAPTDVASYKAHLLIQDIQQLVATESADGSMAALVAHDWGGAFAWGYGNAFPAQVGKLVIINSPHPGTFMRELRDNPAQQKASAYMHFLSRPDAEVLLSADDFKRMWPFFTLMKAGPDGFGWLTEAVKDQYREVWSAGLTGACNLYRVTPMKPPLPDAAGGWIDSIPVLPRERFTVDVPTFVFWALDDAALLPGLLDGLEDYVPNLTVKKVPNATHWIVHEQPALVAREIETFLNR, from the coding sequence ATGATCGAGACCTTTCAACGCACCTTGCCCAACGGCACCACGCTGAGTTGCCGGGCCGCCGGCAAGCCGGGACGGCCCTTGATGGTATTTCTGCACGGCTTCCCGGAGGCAGCGTTCATCTGGGACGAGTTGCTCGCGTATTTTTCGAGCGATGCGCACGGTGGTTATCGCTGTGTCGCGCCCAATCTGCGAGGCTTCGAGAAATCCAGCGCACCAACCGACGTGGCCAGTTACAAGGCGCATCTGTTGATCCAGGACATCCAGCAACTCGTCGCGACCGAAAGCGCCGACGGCAGCATGGCCGCGCTGGTCGCGCACGACTGGGGCGGCGCGTTCGCATGGGGTTACGGCAACGCCTTTCCGGCGCAGGTCGGCAAGCTGGTCATCATCAATTCACCGCATCCCGGCACCTTCATGCGGGAGTTGCGCGACAACCCGGCGCAGCAGAAGGCCAGTGCCTACATGCACTTCCTGTCGCGGCCCGATGCCGAGGTTTTGCTGTCAGCCGACGACTTCAAGCGCATGTGGCCGTTCTTCACTTTGATGAAGGCAGGCCCGGACGGCTTCGGCTGGCTCACCGAAGCGGTCAAGGACCAGTACCGCGAGGTGTGGAGCGCCGGACTGACCGGTGCCTGCAACCTGTACCGCGTGACACCGATGAAGCCGCCTTTGCCCGATGCGGCAGGGGGTTGGATCGACAGCATCCCCGTGCTGCCGCGCGAGCGCTTCACCGTGGATGTGCCGACCTTCGTCTTCTGGGCGCTCGACGATGCCGCGCTGCTGCCGGGCCTGCTCGATGGGCTTGAAGACTACGTGCCGAATCTGACGGTCAAGAAGGTGCCGAACGCGACCCACTGGATCGTCCACGAGCAGCCTGCGCTGGTGGCACGGGAGATCGAGACTTTCCTGAATCGATAG
- the yihA gene encoding ribosome biogenesis GTP-binding protein YihA/YsxC — protein MTTPSPKPAHTRPGPDPATAERERIALGWLHTAHFLTSAPQLEHLPPLDLPEFAFVGRSNAGKSTAINTLTQQTRLAFASKTPGRTQHINLFGLGKQKVDDAVLADLPGYGYAAVPKEAKLRWQRVMGNYLMTRETLRGVVLMCDPRHGLTELDEILLDVIRPRVAEGLKFLVLLTKSDKLTRSEGAKALSIARLQSGGGEVKLFSALKKQGVGEAAELIWRWAHPEVPEPAAKEAPADPD, from the coding sequence ATGACCACCCCTTCGCCGAAGCCGGCCCACACCCGGCCCGGCCCGGACCCCGCAACCGCCGAACGCGAACGCATCGCGCTCGGCTGGCTGCACACCGCCCATTTCCTGACCAGTGCACCGCAACTGGAACACTTGCCGCCGCTCGACCTCCCGGAATTCGCTTTCGTCGGGCGCTCCAACGCAGGCAAGTCCACTGCCATCAACACGTTGACGCAGCAAACGCGGCTGGCCTTCGCATCGAAGACGCCGGGGCGCACCCAGCACATCAACCTCTTCGGTCTGGGCAAGCAAAAGGTAGACGATGCCGTGCTGGCCGACCTGCCCGGCTACGGCTACGCAGCCGTGCCCAAAGAAGCCAAGCTGCGATGGCAACGCGTGATGGGCAACTACCTCATGACGCGCGAAACGCTGCGCGGCGTCGTGCTGATGTGCGACCCGCGGCACGGCCTGACCGAACTCGACGAGATCCTGCTCGACGTGATTCGGCCCCGCGTCGCCGAAGGGCTGAAGTTTCTCGTGCTGCTCACCAAATCCGACAAGCTGACCCGCTCCGAAGGCGCAAAGGCACTGTCGATTGCGCGACTGCAGAGCGGCGGCGGCGAGGTCAAACTGTTTTCTGCCCTGAAGAAACAGGGCGTCGGCGAGGCGGCCGAGTTGATCTGGCGATGGGCACATCCTGAAGTGCCCGAGCCGGCGGCGAAAGAGGCGCCTGCCGATCCAGACTGA
- a CDS encoding TonB-dependent receptor domain-containing protein, which translates to MKVAAFQSITALLAQGLVSVPAGAQTAADTAPALPTLPAITVSTPRGAASPFDVAGSVDRVEGSDLRNDKLQVNLSESLGAVPGLLVQNRQNYAQDLQLSIRGFGARSTFGVRGVRIYVDGIPATLPDGQGQTSNIDIGSVDRVEVLRGPFSALYGNSSGGVMQVFTENGAGPPKLSYSFAAGAYGALRQSTMVSGSSGAVDYLLSGSHFSIDGYRAHSAAQRDIVNGKLGIALDNGDKLTLVVNSVHLKAQDALGLTADQYAMAPRSAPLAVQYDTRKTVDQTQAGLTYERRIDASQTLRLMVYTGERKTTQFQAIPPSAQLNPLQSGGVINLARDYGGIDLRWSAKLQLADRPFDIVAGLAYDSLREWRTGYENYIGRITAPILGVQGRLRRNERNTVWNLDPYAQATWQFAERWTLEAGVRRSAVHFDSQDRYIIGANGNDSGSARYEKTLPVVSLRYEVTPDVAVYTSAGRGFETPTLNELSYRAGGASGLNFALQPAVNDSVEVGAKAKVGGGLLTAALFRTGTRDEIVTNTNIGGRATFQNAGRTRRDGFELGWQHETANYWRTQLAYTLLDARYRDQFCSPSPCAANNTVAAGNRIPGIARQSVFASFGWAPPEGWHAGAELRALSRIQANDVNNARAPGYMLAALEAGYAKRLEHWELNAFARVDNLFNRRYVGSVIVNEGNARYYEPAPGRNWTVGAGASYRF; encoded by the coding sequence CTGAAGGTCGCCGCTTTCCAGTCGATCACTGCGCTGCTGGCGCAAGGGCTCGTGAGTGTGCCGGCCGGTGCCCAGACCGCGGCGGATACGGCGCCCGCGCTGCCCACGTTGCCCGCAATCACCGTATCGACGCCCCGTGGCGCCGCCTCGCCTTTCGATGTCGCCGGCTCGGTCGACCGGGTCGAAGGCAGCGATCTGCGCAACGACAAGCTGCAGGTCAACCTCTCTGAAAGTCTGGGCGCGGTGCCCGGCCTGCTGGTGCAGAACCGCCAGAACTATGCGCAAGACCTGCAGTTGTCCATACGCGGCTTCGGTGCCCGATCGACCTTCGGCGTGCGTGGGGTGCGCATCTACGTCGACGGCATTCCGGCCACGTTGCCGGACGGGCAAGGTCAGACGTCGAACATCGACATCGGCTCGGTCGATCGCGTCGAGGTGCTGCGCGGACCTTTCTCGGCGCTCTACGGCAACTCGTCGGGCGGCGTGATGCAGGTGTTCACCGAAAACGGAGCGGGACCACCCAAGCTCAGCTATTCGTTTGCCGCTGGCGCCTACGGTGCGTTGCGCCAAAGCACGATGGTCAGCGGCTCGTCCGGCGCCGTCGATTACTTGCTGAGCGGCAGCCACTTCAGCATCGATGGTTACCGCGCGCACAGCGCTGCGCAACGCGACATCGTCAACGGCAAGCTGGGCATCGCGCTGGACAACGGCGACAAGCTCACGCTGGTGGTCAACAGCGTCCACTTGAAGGCACAGGACGCACTCGGTCTCACGGCGGACCAGTACGCGATGGCGCCCCGCAGCGCGCCACTCGCGGTGCAATACGACACGCGCAAGACGGTCGATCAGACCCAGGCTGGCCTGACCTACGAGCGGCGCATCGACGCGTCGCAAACGTTGCGCCTGATGGTCTACACGGGCGAGCGAAAGACGACGCAGTTTCAGGCGATCCCGCCATCGGCTCAATTGAACCCGCTGCAGTCGGGCGGCGTGATCAATCTGGCACGCGATTACGGCGGCATCGACTTGCGCTGGTCTGCCAAGCTACAACTGGCCGACCGTCCCTTCGACATCGTCGCGGGCCTGGCGTACGACAGCCTGCGCGAATGGCGTACGGGCTATGAAAACTACATCGGTCGCATCACGGCGCCCATCCTCGGCGTGCAGGGCCGGCTGCGTCGCAACGAGCGCAACACCGTGTGGAACCTGGACCCCTACGCGCAGGCGACGTGGCAGTTCGCCGAGCGCTGGACGCTCGAAGCCGGCGTGCGACGCAGTGCGGTGCACTTCGATTCGCAAGACCGCTACATCATCGGCGCCAACGGCAATGACAGCGGCAGCGCCCGGTACGAAAAGACCTTGCCTGTCGTGTCACTGCGCTACGAGGTGACACCGGATGTGGCGGTGTACACCTCGGCCGGCCGAGGTTTCGAGACGCCGACGCTCAACGAGCTGTCGTACCGCGCTGGCGGCGCCAGCGGACTCAACTTCGCGTTGCAGCCGGCCGTCAACGACAGCGTGGAAGTAGGGGCCAAGGCCAAGGTCGGCGGTGGGTTGCTGACCGCCGCGTTGTTCCGCACCGGCACGCGGGACGAAATCGTCACCAACACCAACATCGGCGGTCGCGCCACCTTTCAGAACGCGGGGCGTACCCGTCGCGATGGGTTCGAGTTGGGATGGCAACACGAGACCGCGAACTATTGGCGCACGCAGCTCGCCTACACCTTGCTCGACGCGCGTTACCGGGATCAGTTCTGCTCGCCGTCACCTTGTGCCGCGAACAACACCGTGGCGGCCGGCAATCGAATACCTGGCATCGCGAGACAGTCGGTCTTCGCGTCGTTCGGCTGGGCGCCTCCGGAGGGCTGGCATGCGGGTGCGGAGCTGCGGGCACTGAGCCGCATCCAGGCCAACGATGTCAACAACGCGCGCGCGCCAGGCTACATGCTGGCCGCACTCGAAGCGGGCTATGCGAAGCGGCTCGAGCATTGGGAGTTGAACGCGTTCGCGCGGGTCGACAACCTGTTCAACCGACGCTATGTCGGCTCGGTCATCGTGAACGAAGGCAATGCGCGGTACTACGAACCGGCGCCCGGGCGTAACTGGACGGTGGGCGCGGGCGCTTCCTATCGCTTCTGA
- a CDS encoding DUF3429 domain-containing protein — translation MTATVPLGPTRWAQALGYGGLMPFVGLALAVWLLGPTDRARSLSALVAYGASILGFLGAVHWGLVMRDASGGRSTGSLVWGVTPALVAWIALLIDPVTGLWMVAAGLWACFAVDSVTYPHFGVRGWLPMRLALTVVASLCCAAGAIKVMQ, via the coding sequence TTGACCGCAACTGTCCCGCTGGGCCCGACCCGTTGGGCACAGGCGCTTGGCTACGGTGGTTTGATGCCGTTCGTCGGGCTTGCGTTGGCGGTCTGGCTGCTGGGGCCGACCGACCGTGCCCGCAGCCTTTCAGCTCTGGTGGCCTACGGCGCTTCCATCCTCGGTTTTTTGGGTGCCGTCCACTGGGGCCTTGTCATGCGCGATGCGTCGGGTGGTCGGTCGACGGGTTCGCTCGTGTGGGGCGTGACACCCGCCCTGGTCGCCTGGATTGCGTTGCTGATCGACCCTGTGACGGGTCTCTGGATGGTCGCCGCCGGACTGTGGGCCTGTTTTGCGGTGGACAGCGTGACGTACCCGCACTTCGGAGTTCGCGGCTGGTTGCCGATGCGTCTGGCGCTGACCGTGGTCGCGAGTCTTTGCTGCGCTGCGGGTGCGATCAAGGTGATGCAATGA
- a CDS encoding c-type cytochrome, with translation MKFVAHFLLAALLGIAVSSSFAADEPAAAPAKPAKPDLVKGEAAFAAKACASCHNADGNSAVPANPKLAQQHPEYLYKQLVEFKAGKRKNAVMQGMAATLSDDEMRDIAWFMGSIKMKPGFAKDKATVALGEKIYRGGIADRQIPACAGCHSPDGAGIPAQYPRLGGQHADYIATELTMFRDNVRTNSIQMTGVAAKLNDREIKAVSDYIAGLR, from the coding sequence ATGAAGTTTGTTGCCCATTTTCTGCTTGCAGCCCTCCTGGGCATCGCCGTCAGTTCGAGCTTCGCTGCAGATGAGCCCGCGGCCGCGCCGGCCAAGCCAGCCAAGCCGGATCTGGTCAAAGGCGAGGCGGCGTTCGCTGCCAAGGCCTGCGCTTCGTGCCATAACGCGGACGGTAACTCGGCGGTGCCGGCCAACCCCAAGCTGGCGCAACAACACCCGGAGTATTTGTACAAGCAGTTGGTCGAGTTCAAGGCCGGCAAGCGCAAGAACGCGGTCATGCAGGGAATGGCCGCCACGTTGAGCGACGATGAAATGCGTGACATCGCGTGGTTCATGGGCTCCATAAAAATGAAGCCAGGCTTCGCGAAAGACAAGGCAACGGTCGCACTTGGAGAAAAGATCTATCGCGGCGGCATCGCCGATCGCCAGATTCCAGCTTGCGCCGGTTGCCACAGTCCCGATGGTGCGGGTATTCCCGCACAGTACCCGCGGCTCGGAGGCCAGCACGCCGACTACATCGCGACCGAACTCACCATGTTTCGCGATAACGTCCGCACGAACAGTATCCAGATGACGGGTGTCGCTGCCAAGCTTAACGACCGCGAGATCAAGGCTGTGTCTGATTACATTGCCGGATTGCGCTGA
- a CDS encoding lipid A biosynthesis acyltransferase, producing MSLGAKLGIGFMRMLAHVPLPLIRGFGAAMGVLLHTVARPRRHVVDVNLKLCFPDWTPQRRRRVARETFVHVAQAWLDRSWLWHAPLAVVQARLNLHGALSELEGEAPTIVFAPHFCGLDAGGTALSIGVPRPWTSIFTPQRNPLINDWLEVGRTRFHREVRVFDRTSGVKPIVSGLRKGGLLYLLPDMNFGPQESIFVPFYGVPAATVPSLSRFARLGRAKIVPVLSRMTKTGYDIEVLPSWQNFPTDDVEADTALMNKRLEGYIDTMPSQYYWVHRRFKTRPDGEPAVY from the coding sequence GTGAGCCTCGGTGCCAAGCTCGGCATCGGCTTCATGCGCATGCTGGCGCACGTGCCGTTGCCATTGATTCGCGGTTTCGGTGCCGCCATGGGCGTCTTGCTGCACACCGTCGCGCGACCGCGGCGGCACGTGGTCGACGTCAACCTGAAGCTCTGCTTTCCGGACTGGACGCCGCAACGGCGCCGCCGCGTGGCGCGCGAAACCTTCGTACATGTGGCACAGGCCTGGCTCGACCGCAGCTGGCTGTGGCATGCGCCGCTCGCGGTGGTCCAGGCGCGGTTGAATCTGCACGGCGCCTTGAGCGAGCTCGAAGGCGAGGCGCCGACCATCGTGTTCGCGCCGCACTTCTGCGGGCTCGATGCGGGCGGCACGGCGCTGTCGATCGGCGTTCCGCGTCCATGGACTTCGATCTTCACGCCGCAGCGCAATCCGCTCATCAACGACTGGCTGGAGGTGGGCCGCACGCGCTTTCATCGCGAGGTGCGGGTGTTCGATCGCACCTCGGGCGTGAAGCCGATCGTGAGCGGCTTGCGCAAGGGCGGCTTGTTGTACCTGTTACCCGACATGAATTTTGGGCCGCAGGAGTCGATCTTCGTGCCGTTTTACGGGGTGCCGGCGGCCACTGTGCCGTCGCTGTCGCGCTTCGCCCGGCTGGGTCGCGCGAAGATCGTGCCGGTGCTCTCGCGGATGACGAAGACCGGCTACGACATCGAAGTGCTCCCGTCGTGGCAGAACTTTCCGACCGACGACGTGGAGGCCGATACCGCCTTGATGAACAAGCGTCTCGAAGGCTACATAGACACCATGCCGTCGCAGTATTACTGGGTACACCGGCGTTTCAAGACGCGGCCTGACGGCGAGCCCGCGGTCTATTGA
- a CDS encoding lysophospholipid acyltransferase family protein translates to MITLFRLLARVPLPWMHRIGAGLGWLVYACSPTYRGRMKANAEAAGFTRAQYRPAIGAAGKMVAELPWLWLRPPGVSVLTRVRWFNEDVFEQALATGRGVILATPHVGSWEMIGQAIAERFAPEHGPLTVLYRPARKAWLADLTAGSRDRPGLKALPTTLAGVRGLMRVMRSGGYTGLLPDQVPPQGQGVWAPFFGRPAYTMTLLARLAQQTGAQVLMTWCERLPDARFVIHFEAVDAPALHDAGATPEAAATAMNETLMRLIERLPGQYLWGYGRYKRPRDEA, encoded by the coding sequence ATGATCACTCTGTTCCGCCTGCTCGCCCGCGTGCCGCTGCCATGGATGCATCGGATCGGCGCGGGGCTGGGCTGGCTGGTGTATGCGTGCTCTCCGACTTACCGCGGGCGCATGAAGGCCAACGCCGAGGCGGCGGGTTTCACGCGTGCGCAATACCGGCCTGCCATCGGCGCGGCCGGAAAGATGGTCGCGGAGCTGCCGTGGCTCTGGCTGCGACCACCCGGCGTCAGTGTGCTGACGCGTGTGCGCTGGTTCAATGAAGACGTGTTCGAGCAGGCACTCGCCACGGGGCGCGGCGTCATTCTCGCGACGCCCCATGTCGGCAGCTGGGAGATGATCGGCCAAGCCATCGCGGAGCGCTTCGCACCGGAGCACGGGCCGCTCACCGTGCTGTACCGCCCGGCGCGCAAGGCCTGGCTTGCGGACCTCACCGCAGGGTCGCGCGACCGGCCCGGCCTGAAGGCGCTGCCCACCACGCTGGCCGGCGTGCGCGGCCTGATGCGCGTGATGCGCAGCGGCGGCTACACCGGCCTGTTGCCCGACCAGGTGCCACCGCAAGGGCAGGGCGTGTGGGCGCCGTTCTTCGGCCGGCCGGCCTACACCATGACCTTGCTGGCGCGCCTTGCGCAGCAGACCGGCGCGCAGGTCCTCATGACCTGGTGTGAACGGCTGCCCGATGCGCGTTTTGTGATCCACTTCGAGGCAGTCGATGCGCCCGCGTTGCACGACGCTGGCGCGACACCCGAGGCCGCCGCCACTGCAATGAATGAGACCTTGATGCGACTGATCGAACGACTGCCCGGACAGTACCTTTGGGGCTATGGCCGCTACAAGCGACCGAGGGACGAAGCGTGA
- a CDS encoding TIGR03643 family protein, which yields MNEAAMPSLSDADISRIVEMAWEDRTAFEAIALQFGLNDSAVVALMRRQLKPASFRTWRKRMAGRVTKHAALRSAEVQRHRATHTRQ from the coding sequence ATGAACGAAGCCGCGATGCCAAGTCTCAGCGATGCCGATATCTCCCGCATCGTCGAAATGGCCTGGGAGGATCGCACCGCATTCGAGGCGATCGCGCTGCAGTTCGGTCTGAACGACTCGGCGGTCGTCGCCCTCATGAGGCGTCAGTTGAAGCCCGCCTCGTTCAGGACGTGGCGCAAACGAATGGCCGGCCGGGTGACCAAACATGCGGCGCTGCGCAGCGCCGAAGTGCAGCGCCACCGCGCGACCCACACGCGGCAGTAG
- the metK gene encoding methionine adenosyltransferase: protein MANDFLFTSESVSEGHPDKVADQISDAILDAIFEQDPRSRVAAETLTNTGLVVLAGEITTNAHVDYIQVARDTIKRIGYDNTEYGIDYKGCAVMVCYDKQSNDIAQGVDHASDDHLNTGAGDQGLMFGYACDETPELMPAPIYYAHRLVERQAQLRKDGRLPFLRPDAKSQVTMRYLDGKPHSIDTVVLSTQHHPDQSETQTKMKASFTEAIIEEIIKPVLPKEWLKNTRYLINPTGRFVIGGPQGDCGLTGRKIIVDTYGGACPHGGGAFSGKDPSKVDRSAAYAARYVAKNIVAAGIARQCQIQVAYAIGVAEPMNITVYTEGTGLISDEKIAALVREHFDLRPKGIIQMLDLLRPIYQKTAAYGHFGREEPEFTWENTSIAPKLRAAAGL from the coding sequence ATGGCGAACGACTTTCTCTTCACTTCCGAATCCGTCTCCGAAGGCCACCCCGACAAGGTTGCCGACCAGATTTCTGACGCGATCCTCGATGCGATTTTCGAGCAGGACCCGCGCAGCCGGGTCGCCGCTGAAACGCTGACCAACACCGGCCTGGTGGTGCTCGCCGGCGAGATCACCACCAACGCGCACGTCGACTACATCCAGGTGGCGCGCGACACTATCAAGCGCATCGGCTACGACAACACCGAGTACGGCATCGACTACAAGGGTTGCGCCGTGATGGTCTGCTACGACAAGCAGTCCAACGACATCGCGCAAGGCGTCGACCACGCATCGGACGACCACCTGAACACCGGCGCCGGTGACCAGGGCCTGATGTTCGGCTACGCCTGCGACGAGACGCCCGAGCTGATGCCCGCGCCCATCTACTACGCACACCGCCTCGTGGAACGCCAGGCGCAATTGCGCAAGGACGGCCGTCTGCCTTTCCTGCGCCCCGATGCCAAGAGCCAGGTGACCATGCGCTACCTCGATGGCAAGCCGCACAGCATCGACACCGTGGTGCTTTCCACCCAGCACCATCCCGACCAGAGCGAGACGCAAACCAAGATGAAGGCCTCGTTCACCGAAGCCATCATCGAAGAGATCATCAAGCCGGTGCTACCGAAGGAATGGCTGAAGAACACCCGATACCTGATCAATCCGACCGGCCGCTTTGTCATCGGCGGCCCGCAAGGCGATTGCGGCCTGACAGGACGAAAGATCATCGTCGACACCTACGGCGGCGCCTGCCCGCACGGCGGTGGCGCGTTCTCGGGCAAGGACCCGTCGAAGGTCGACCGCTCGGCCGCCTACGCCGCGCGTTACGTGGCCAAGAACATCGTGGCCGCCGGCATCGCGCGGCAATGCCAGATCCAGGTGGCCTATGCGATCGGCGTGGCCGAGCCGATGAACATCACGGTCTACACCGAAGGCACGGGCCTGATCTCCGACGAGAAGATAGCCGCCCTGGTGCGCGAGCATTTCGACCTGCGTCCGAAGGGGATCATCCAGATGCTCGACCTGCTCCGCCCGATCTACCAGAAGACTGCCGCCTACGGCCACTTCGGCCGCGAAGAGCCCGAGTTCACCTGGGAAAACACCAGCATCGCGCCCAAGCTGCGGGCAGCGGCCGGCCTGTAA